TGTAGAGTGTTTGAGTTTTTCTTTAATGCTTATCTCTTTCCTTTAGAGAAATGTGAAGCCTATGATGTGATGTTGAAGCAGAGTCTTGTGCCTGATGGGCAGCCTCTTGCTATTAAGTGTTCACTGGAAAAGAGTTTGAAAAGTGGAGACTACAATTTAACATGGTATAAAGTTGGTAACAAGAGAGCTGTGTCTAGAGACAAACTGTCTAGAGTTCATCAGCAGAAGAATCTAATTTGGTTTCTTCCTGCCACGTTAGAAGATTCTGGAGATTACGAATGTGTCATAAGgtgaaaattagaaaaaattatatttttacagaaatgagTTACAAAGTGAGtaacttttaaaaagcaagtaaaATTTTGTGGGTAAGATAAATTGTAATGAAGAAGAGGGAATGCATCTACAAAAAATAACTTTAGTTTGTGGAAATTAAAtctagttttgcattttttttccttgtaagcAAAAGTAAATCTATTAAAGAATctgtaaacattttttcttctccaaacaGAATGCCATACATTTTGGACCTGCAAAATGTGTCAAATGGGTTAATTTAATTGTGTTCTATTAATTGCAGGGATTTGACAAGCTGCAAAAAAATGTGTACAAAAGTAACAGTTTTTGAAAGGATTGATGGTTTATgcttaaatgaaaaatttgctGTAGAGGAGGTGATATTCACATCATCTTCTGCAAAAGTTGTTTGTCCCCACTTGGATTATTTCAGGAAAGACAAGAATATTCATCCTGTTCATTGGTATAAGGTGAGAATATAGTATTTTATTCTGTCTTATAGCTGTccattatttataataaaaatcagtgatctttgagaacTGGAACAGAAGAACTAAAGATTTACTGTAAGTtggagaaaaatgcttttaaaacaaattggAAGAAGATTAAGACTTTCTGTCTTTTAAAGGTGTTCTTGATTATCAGGGCAGAATTTCAGCTGAGGTGTGGGAGTGATGCTGACCCGCTACCCACCAGGTGGCATCTGTTCACCTGCCAGGGAAACACGGCCTTGGGTGGAAACAGATTTACTATGGCATTTCCATTAAGTGCTCAATACTGTTCTATTCCATTATTCTAGTTCTTGTTGTTCATGCTCTTTTAAAGGCTCTTTCTGTTGCAAGAATGTAGTGCCTTCTGCCAGATTCCTGCCTCTGGCTCATGCAGTCCATGTGGTACCAGTAGCATTGAGGctccttaaaaaataaagtctaATTATTGGGTGATGCTTCACTGATGAATACTTTTGCAAATACTAACAACccacattttaatttattatttctctaatataaaaagctgttttccaAAGGGAATGAACTGGGGtatctttaaattaaaatctcagCTGAAGTGAAGTATGCATTTCTTCATATTCTGCTGCCCTCACTCTTCCTCAGCCTCTGCATAACCATCCTTATGCTGTGGTCCATTGAAACTTCAGATTGTATCAAAGAGAGACAAACCATAGAAATATACAGAGATGTGAGTTAACAGAGTTCTCTACACACTTTTAGGACTGCCAGTTGCTGGAAGGAAAAAGGTTTGTCCTTTCAAACAGTGACCTTATAATTTTCAATGTAACTGTACATGATGGAGGGAACTATACGTGTGAAACAACATATACCTACAATGGGAAACAATATAATATTTCACGAGACATCAGTCTGATTGTAGAAGGTAAGTAAATAATTTCACTGTGTTTGTGCTCGTAACTAAAGTGGAAAGACCTAATTTGTGGATGGACATGCTTAGGACTTCTGTTTTTCACCTAAATGTGCAGTAATGACTACCTGAGATATGGTACTTTTGGTACAGAGTCATACTTTGTTATAAAATGGCTGACAACCTTGTCTTTAGTACAAGGGGTGTTTTTAGGTTGTACTTGCATTATAGAGCATAAAGCAGACTGCAACTGCCCCCGGTTTTCTGAaaagcactttctttcttttgcttagTGACCCCACCAAAAAAGCCTCCAGAAATTACTTACCCAAGAAACAACTCCATTGAAGTGGAACTCGGTAAGTAGTTTTCTCTAGAGAAAATATGAATTTGTATCCTAGTTAAAATGTATTCTCAAGAAGTGTCCTATTCTGtgctttcttgtttttattttatgaaaaaactACTTCAGTGGTCAGTTTCTCTCTGTTTATCTCCCAAAGGAGGAATGAGGGGTGAGAGGGAAAGAAACGAGGCATGTTGCTTGCAAAGTCCTAAAGAAATTTCTCACCTGCAAGGAAAATTGTAGGAACCCAAGTGATTATCTGTCACATCTGTTGCTTTCCATCACTCTGGAAATGATTCTAAGAACAGATCCATCTCAAATCTGCAGGCAAGGTGATGCCCCAAGAGGAGCATCTCCTTCCTGGATTCTTCCATCCTACCATTCTCTTTCTGGACCAGCGGATCACTGAGAGTACAGACCCTCTGTTAGAGTAACTTTTTTGAAAGGGTGTAGTGTCATCCTTAGCTGGTGTGCATGTGTGAATCTGAGAACAGGATTGTGTAGACTTTAATTAGGTCATGGAAATTAACTCTTTACTTTGTAACATAATTTTATAGGCTCACAGGTCGCTGTGGATTGCAACACCACAGGTGCTGATGGGTATGAGGTGTACTGGACAGGACACGGTGTGTATATTGATGTATTTCACATGAGCAGAATTTTTGCAAGTCCCTATGAGTAAGTATCTTTTCAGATTAGAAAATATATGTGTTGGCAACCAAAGTGGAACTTTCTCCCTttgacattaaaatatttagcaaCATTTTTCCCTTGCTTTAAACAGCATTCTTCTTAAAAACTCTAATGCTTGCCTTCTCTAATATACTTCTTGCTTTGAAATAGAAACTTTAAACACAGTAGACACATGAACTTCACATGTGATTGTATGTTTCTTGCTCATTGTAAAAAATCAGTCTGAATTTCCAGTGTTGGGAAAACGTGTTTTGTGACAGTGCCATAATTGTAATACAGTTTCTTTTGAGCAAGCTCTGGCCTGGCAGAGACCTCTTTTGGTCAAATCAGGCATGTTCAGGTGCATGATCTTCAGACTGTCTCTTTCTTCTGTGTTCCACATCTGCCTCCCTGAAAGGTTTCAAGAGGACAAATCTGTGCTATACAGGAAAAAATCAAGATTTCTAGGTTTAAGGGCATTAAGTTAGAGAAATTTAACTGAGAGAAACTGAAGAGATAATGGAAGACTTTATTGAGGGCATTTGTACTGAAGCTTAGGGGTtagaggagaaaagggagacAGAATTCCAGTGATGAGCTGGGTTTTGGGAGGACTTGGACTGAGTAAAGCATGTGAAGGGCAAGTGGGAGATAAGGTCATGGTGAAAAGCAGGTCAAATGGAAttagaagaagagaaattataCCTGACTGGAAAAACCAACTCAAATTGGAGCAAGAGGCAATCTGAAATTTTCTTAGACATTACAGGTTTTGAACTAaagatttcaggtttttttgtcAGCTCTAACGGTggcactgtaaaaaaaaagtgataattTTTGTAAATTCTGGAGCACTATCTAGGACTAAAAAACCAATGCAGCAAAGAGAATGATGTCTGCAAAGTAAGAATATAGTTGCAAGAAATAAGTTTTCATCATAAAACAAAGGGCGAAACAAAATGCTGACTTATTTGGGTGCTCACCAAGAGAAAACACTATGCAAAAGTAATATATTATACTGTCATAAAGAATTATAGTGCCATAAACAATTGGGCCATAAAGCAGTGACACATGGTCTCTGAACTGATATTGCAAAAGCATTGTTATTTTTTGTACTTCCTAACACTTACATGGTTATCTTTGGTCACTTGCATTAGTGATGTTGATTCATTCATTCCCTGAATGTCATATCCCATTGTGAAATATCTATGTCCATCTACTCTCACAGGGATTGGCAAGCCCATAACAAGAGTTTATTTAGGTTTGTAAGGCATATTTTTGAGCTTCCAACTATAGAAACCTTATGTTCCATTGGGGAAACACAGCTGCAGATAAGATAACGTCTTGATGTCTTGATGCTTTCCAATGCACATGCTTAATGTCAGTACCAGGAGAGGTCTGACTGCTTGGGTTTCTTTCATATGATGTAATTGTTCATCTGTTGGGAAGTGTGGTTGACATTTGCAGAAGGAAATAACCACTGTTGTGCTGCAGATGTTAGAGATGAAGCCATTCCTGAATGGGCTGTGGTTTTATGGTTCTATTTGTCACCTTCTGGACAGGGGAGAAACTTCTTACGACGGGCGCCCTATGCATTCTGTGAAGCTGATAATTTCAGAAGTAAGCAGTGAAGACTATGAACAGCCTTTTGTCTGTCAAGCTTCAAATGCCTTTGGGCAAGTTGCAtc
The nucleotide sequence above comes from Molothrus aeneus isolate 106 chromosome 2, BPBGC_Maene_1.0, whole genome shotgun sequence. Encoded proteins:
- the LOC136571243 gene encoding interleukin-1 receptor-like 2, with translation MAGEREKFNCLSWQNGGNMTAKTLFSYNIATAFLSLIIAKKCEAYDVMLKQSLVPDGQPLAIKCSLEKSLKSGDYNLTWYKVGNKRAVSRDKLSRVHQQKNLIWFLPATLEDSGDYECVIRDLTSCKKMCTKVTVFERIDGLCLNEKFAVEEVIFTSSSAKVVCPHLDYFRKDKNIHPVHWYKDCQLLEGKRFVLSNSDLIIFNVTVHDGGNYTCETTYTYNGKQYNISRDISLIVEVTPPKKPPEITYPRNNSIEVELGSQVAVDCNTTGADGYEVYWTGHGVYIDVFHMSRIFASPYEGETSYDGRPMHSVKLIISEVSSEDYEQPFVCQASNAFGQVASYIILKHRVPDIRRWLTGGLVSLLILTFITLIIYKIFKIDLVLWYRTSVCALTSKEDGKIYDAYVLYTKSSEGRSICCLETFVHRMLPDVLEKQCGYHLFILGRDDLPGEAVVSVADETLKQSRRLMIILGSETSRCCLLEDTSEQQLAMYNALIRDGIQVILIEMGEIQDYTSMPESIRYIKQKHGAIQWKGDFSEKSCSANTRFWKNVRYQMPPRKKGSYSEVYSFPLTSNSSAAKES